From Candidatus Pedobacter colombiensis, one genomic window encodes:
- a CDS encoding DUF5686 family protein, which yields MFFHVVAFCRIAVHLISFNPLHLFSLQFSSKLLSGGSLLILLFSMPSFGQTTIKGLVKDKHTKQPIPAVTISFSGASGGTVSDKDGNFHIHTSKTIKGLSFSAIGYKKLHYSLSAKEVPSINIELEESSNNLDGVSIVASKKTKYHNKNNEAVDLIRNVIANRDKNRNKQDSTVVFNQYEKLNMSLNMGVAEISTSSFLRKFPFLLKTADTVRIPGRALIPLFMRERLSMCQETKDHLNDKSLVLDEKQSRIDQGFDEDGIDEYLNRVYQHVDIYDHDIALGSQRFLSPISSLAPEFYKYFITDTIKNVKPYVVRLAFSPRNKQDQLFMGEMLIPLDGNYAVSSATFYLNKAINLNWVNDFQASVEYTRDKKGQYYITKSTTAMDLGLFKGKHSIFGVRTLATSNYRIGNEGVVFPSAKELSVRKKSLDTFKRPLALSALELNAYKNIDSLKESPKFKRFMGISALVITGFHKTGPIDIGPVTSFYSFNNVEGTRLRLSGRTNEDFSDKVVLDAGVAYGTKDKEWKHSVGVIYSFKPEGVLRFPINSIAIRSSYETQIPGQDFSFLEEDNFLLSFKRGVDDKRLYNRKWSGEYLREMENHLSYRVGFRNQEFTPAGGLIFQPASGAPLVHRLQVSEFTSELRWAPKEQFYQGKRFRRPIKNGYPVFTFRASAAFKDFLNGDYTYQNLLLNVFKRVYVAPFGYSDVIVEGGMILGKVPFPLLDIHKANQTYAYQIQSYNLMNFMEFMSDRYASINIDHSLNGLILNKVPLIKKLKLREVFSAKVLYGGISPKNRPENDPDLYRFATDKDGVQTSFGLDKTPYVEGSVGLSNIFKLLRVDYVRRFTYLYQPHVSKWGIRARIHVDF from the coding sequence ATGTTTTTTCACGTTGTGGCTTTTTGTCGTATTGCAGTTCATCTCATTAGTTTTAACCCCTTACACCTTTTTTCTTTGCAGTTTTCCAGTAAATTATTATCTGGTGGCAGCTTGTTGATACTCCTGTTTTCAATGCCTTCTTTTGGTCAAACCACTATTAAAGGTTTGGTTAAGGATAAACATACCAAACAACCTATTCCAGCTGTTACCATTTCATTTTCAGGTGCTAGTGGCGGAACAGTTTCCGATAAAGACGGAAATTTCCACATTCATACAAGTAAAACAATAAAAGGACTTAGTTTCTCTGCTATAGGTTATAAGAAACTCCATTATTCATTGTCAGCGAAAGAAGTTCCTTCCATAAATATTGAACTGGAGGAAAGTAGCAACAATCTTGATGGGGTAAGTATTGTTGCGTCTAAAAAAACAAAATATCACAATAAGAATAATGAAGCCGTTGATTTGATTCGAAATGTAATTGCCAATAGAGATAAAAACCGAAATAAGCAGGATAGTACTGTGGTTTTTAATCAGTACGAAAAATTAAACATGTCTCTGAATATGGGAGTTGCAGAGATTTCAACGTCTTCTTTTTTGCGAAAATTTCCATTTTTGCTTAAAACCGCCGATACAGTTAGAATTCCAGGAAGAGCATTAATCCCATTGTTTATGCGCGAAAGGCTATCTATGTGCCAGGAAACTAAAGATCATTTAAATGATAAGTCTTTGGTACTGGACGAAAAGCAATCCAGAATTGATCAGGGATTTGATGAGGATGGAATTGATGAATACCTAAACCGGGTCTATCAACATGTAGATATTTATGACCATGATATTGCCCTTGGAAGTCAACGTTTTCTAAGTCCGATTTCGTCCTTAGCTCCTGAATTTTATAAGTATTTCATTACAGACACAATTAAAAATGTAAAGCCTTATGTTGTGCGCCTCGCATTTAGTCCGAGAAATAAACAGGATCAGCTTTTTATGGGTGAAATGCTAATTCCTCTTGATGGCAATTATGCGGTAAGCAGTGCAACATTTTATCTGAATAAAGCTATTAATCTCAACTGGGTAAATGATTTTCAGGCCAGCGTTGAGTATACAAGAGATAAAAAGGGGCAATATTATATTACTAAAAGTACTACCGCTATGGATTTGGGGTTGTTTAAGGGGAAGCACAGTATTTTTGGTGTGCGAACACTCGCAACTTCCAATTATAGAATTGGTAATGAGGGGGTAGTTTTTCCTTCTGCTAAGGAACTCTCTGTAAGAAAGAAAAGTTTGGATACTTTTAAACGCCCACTGGCATTGTCTGCTCTGGAGTTAAATGCTTATAAAAATATTGATAGCCTGAAAGAATCGCCAAAGTTCAAGCGATTTATGGGGATTTCTGCTTTGGTAATTACCGGTTTTCACAAGACCGGGCCTATTGATATTGGGCCGGTAACCTCTTTTTATAGCTTTAACAATGTTGAGGGAACCAGACTACGTCTAAGTGGAAGAACAAATGAAGATTTTAGCGATAAAGTGGTATTGGATGCGGGAGTCGCTTATGGTACTAAAGATAAAGAGTGGAAGCATTCTGTAGGGGTTATTTATTCCTTTAAACCCGAAGGTGTGCTTAGGTTTCCAATAAATTCGATTGCAATAAGGAGTAGTTATGAAACCCAAATTCCGGGACAGGACTTTAGTTTCCTGGAAGAGGATAATTTCTTGCTTTCATTTAAAAGAGGGGTTGATGATAAACGTTTATACAATCGGAAATGGTCAGGAGAATACCTCCGGGAAATGGAAAATCACCTGTCTTATCGGGTCGGCTTTCGTAATCAGGAATTTACTCCAGCTGGTGGATTGATCTTTCAACCGGCTTCAGGAGCTCCACTTGTACATCGTCTTCAGGTATCTGAATTTACCTCTGAACTTAGATGGGCCCCTAAAGAGCAATTTTACCAGGGAAAACGCTTTCGTCGTCCTATAAAGAATGGATATCCGGTTTTTACATTTAGAGCTTCGGCCGCATTCAAGGATTTTTTAAATGGAGACTATACCTACCAAAATCTATTATTGAATGTCTTTAAAAGGGTATATGTGGCTCCTTTTGGTTATTCTGATGTGATTGTTGAAGGTGGAATGATATTGGGTAAAGTCCCGTTCCCGCTCTTAGATATTCATAAGGCCAATCAAACCTATGCCTATCAGATTCAATCCTATAATTTAATGAACTTTATGGAGTTTATGAGCGATAGATATGCCAGTATCAATATTGATCATTCTCTCAATGGCTTAATCTTAAACAAAGTGCCGCTGATTAAAAAGCTAAAACTTCGTGAAGTGTTCTCCGCGAAGGTACTTTACGGTGGGATTTCACCAAAAAACAGACCCGAAAATGATCCTGATCTTTATCGTTTTGCTACAGATAAGGATGGTGTTCAGACTTCATTTGGATTGGACAAAACTCCTTATGTCGAGGGTAGTGTAGGCCTTTCAAATATTTTCAAGTTGCTGCGGGTTGACTATGTTAGGCGCTTTACTTATCTTTATCAACCACATGTTTCTAAATGGGGAATCAGGGCAAGGATACACGTAGATTTCTAA
- a CDS encoding helix-turn-helix domain-containing protein, which translates to MNTPASVVKKVAPAKSLQPFISEYVFRTLMVFRSQPIVKSMPLRVTGSIDFFLGDSFETIDYKSKKVIPFARCTIRGPRTHKMYQIAINGRFVSFTIKFKPSGLYRLMGMPANLFCNQAIDGQLIKPALFQEITEQLMACKNINECIYIIEPYLQLMLGQHKIYPSIAIDQMTDLIFKNKAPANIAGFLAKICLSARQLERNFVKEVGTTPKLYCNMVRFENLLHDKINFPDKNWTALAYDFNYYDQMHLIKSFQRFLGINPGDFAATNFAL; encoded by the coding sequence ATGAATACGCCTGCATCAGTTGTAAAAAAAGTAGCTCCTGCTAAATCACTTCAGCCTTTTATATCTGAATATGTATTCAGAACATTAATGGTGTTTAGGTCTCAGCCAATTGTTAAGTCAATGCCACTTCGCGTTACCGGCTCCATTGATTTTTTTTTAGGAGACAGTTTTGAAACCATCGATTACAAGTCAAAGAAAGTAATACCATTTGCCCGCTGTACCATACGTGGCCCCCGTACACATAAAATGTACCAGATTGCCATTAATGGTCGCTTTGTTTCTTTCACCATCAAATTTAAACCTTCCGGGTTATATCGTTTAATGGGTATGCCTGCAAACCTATTTTGTAATCAGGCTATTGACGGACAATTGATAAAACCAGCTCTTTTTCAAGAGATAACGGAACAACTGATGGCTTGTAAAAACATCAATGAATGCATCTACATTATTGAACCTTACTTACAACTCATGCTGGGGCAGCATAAAATTTATCCATCCATAGCAATAGATCAAATGACCGACCTCATATTTAAAAATAAAGCCCCCGCTAATATTGCTGGTTTCTTAGCTAAGATCTGTTTGTCAGCTAGACAACTGGAACGAAATTTCGTAAAAGAAGTCGGCACAACTCCTAAGCTGTATTGCAATATGGTCCGTTTTGAAAATTTGCTGCATGATAAAATCAACTTCCCTGATAAAAACTGGACTGCCCTGGCCTATGATTTTAATTACTATGATCAAATGCATCTCATTAAAAGCTTTCAACGCTTTTTAGGTATCAACCCCGGCGATTTTGCAGCTACAAATTTTGCACTTTAA
- a CDS encoding DUF5686 and carboxypeptidase regulatory-like domain-containing protein produces MKYFFLTFSLFLSLLSSSAQQFKLSGSILDPEGNAVSFASVFIKNTTKGTAANIDGQYAFTIDPGTYTIIYKAIGYKVVEKELTINADLLQNIVLSPEAYTLSSVTINANAEDPAYEVIRQAIKARKKHLNEVKAYTCDVYIKGLQKLSGAPKKIFGRDVQRILDLDTNRRGILYLSESTSTFAYQRPDQIHEEMISSKTAGKNNAFSFNKASDLIINFYDNLLLESKLSTRGFVSPISDNALLYYHYKLLGVSMENGALINKIELIPRRAHDPVFRGIIYIKDDTWHLVNADVYLTKNTGINLLDTLNISQQFLKTGNTYMPSNINFQFSGNILGFKFDGYYIGVYSNYNLKPNFPKHYFNGEILKINKSVNKKDSLFWLNNRPIPLTPEESRNYVRKDSIAAIKSSNRYLDSVEKVNNKIGPFSLIAFGYTITKYRKKEHYTFEPLYNSIFYNTVEGLTFKPAVVFTKALEDKRNYSIRAEVRYGISNKTFTGNLTANYRYNPIKRANISISAGSGIFDLNNYGSMSLYSNSINSLFFETNYSKFYKKEFANIKTAGELTNGLLANLSVDYSRNTNLVNTTYFKFDDFKGEQFTSNNPFTPLVETPLFPTYSALALKASLKYTIGQRYITRPEGRFYQPSKYPTIELLYRKGIKGLLNSDVDYDILSLEVAKEKINCGLWGYSSIVLEAGKFLNNSQIYYPEYKHFRGNNSLFSLPELRKFLFLDFYLFSTNQEYIEAHFEHNFSGLFTNKVPLLRKLKLEELIGASYLSQPMKRDYTEFYFGFQRLIFRAVYGFAYNGNKEIQHGFRLSYGF; encoded by the coding sequence ATGAAGTATTTTTTTTTGACATTCTCTCTTTTTCTAAGCTTACTTAGCAGTTCTGCACAGCAATTTAAACTCAGCGGCAGCATTCTTGATCCTGAGGGTAATGCCGTGTCTTTTGCCTCTGTATTCATCAAAAACACGACAAAGGGAACTGCTGCAAACATCGATGGACAATACGCCTTTACGATTGATCCGGGTACTTATACTATCATATACAAGGCAATTGGTTATAAGGTCGTAGAAAAAGAATTAACAATCAATGCTGATCTTTTGCAAAATATAGTCCTTAGCCCCGAGGCTTACACACTTTCCAGTGTTACTATCAATGCAAACGCCGAAGACCCTGCTTACGAAGTGATCAGACAAGCTATAAAAGCAAGAAAGAAGCACCTTAATGAGGTAAAGGCCTACACCTGCGATGTTTACATTAAGGGTTTACAAAAACTGAGTGGCGCTCCAAAAAAGATATTTGGAAGGGATGTACAAAGGATACTGGATTTGGATACGAATAGAAGAGGTATTTTATACCTTTCCGAATCTACGTCCACTTTTGCTTATCAACGTCCTGATCAAATTCATGAAGAAATGATTTCTTCAAAAACTGCGGGGAAGAACAATGCTTTTAGCTTTAATAAAGCCTCCGACCTGATCATCAATTTCTATGACAACCTCTTACTGGAAAGCAAATTGAGTACCCGAGGTTTTGTATCTCCAATTTCCGACAATGCCTTACTCTACTATCATTATAAGCTATTAGGTGTAAGTATGGAAAATGGAGCCCTGATCAACAAAATCGAACTCATTCCACGCAGGGCTCACGACCCGGTATTTAGAGGAATAATTTATATTAAAGATGATACCTGGCATTTGGTCAACGCCGATGTTTATCTCACAAAAAACACAGGCATCAACCTCCTTGACACCCTTAACATTTCCCAGCAGTTTTTGAAAACAGGCAATACTTATATGCCTTCAAATATTAACTTTCAATTTAGCGGAAACATATTGGGTTTTAAGTTTGACGGCTACTATATCGGGGTTTACAGTAACTATAACCTAAAGCCCAACTTCCCTAAACACTATTTCAATGGTGAGATTTTGAAGATCAATAAGTCGGTTAACAAGAAAGACTCCCTATTCTGGTTAAACAACCGTCCCATTCCACTTACTCCGGAAGAAAGTAGGAATTATGTCAGAAAAGACAGCATTGCTGCCATAAAGAGCTCAAATCGTTACCTCGACTCTGTGGAAAAAGTCAACAATAAAATAGGCCCATTTTCACTCATCGCATTCGGATACACCATTACCAAATATCGTAAAAAAGAGCACTACACTTTCGAACCACTTTATAATTCCATATTTTACAACACAGTTGAAGGCCTCACTTTCAAACCCGCAGTCGTTTTTACAAAAGCGCTCGAAGACAAACGTAATTATAGTATCCGGGCTGAAGTCAGGTATGGCATTTCAAATAAAACATTTACCGGAAACCTAACAGCGAACTACCGATACAACCCTATAAAAAGGGCAAATATCAGTATCAGCGCAGGATCAGGCATATTTGACCTCAACAACTATGGTTCTATGAGTCTATATAGCAACTCCATTAACTCCTTGTTTTTTGAGACCAATTACTCCAAGTTTTATAAAAAAGAATTTGCGAACATTAAAACTGCCGGGGAACTTACCAATGGGCTTCTGGCAAATCTTAGTGTAGATTACTCCCGCAACACCAACCTCGTCAATACCACCTATTTTAAATTCGATGACTTTAAAGGGGAACAATTCACCTCAAACAATCCCTTTACGCCATTAGTAGAAACGCCATTATTTCCTACCTACAGCGCTTTAGCTTTAAAAGCCTCCCTCAAGTACACTATAGGACAACGATACATTACCCGTCCAGAAGGCCGTTTTTACCAACCTTCTAAATATCCTACAATTGAGCTTTTGTATAGAAAGGGCATAAAAGGCTTATTAAATAGTGATGTTGATTATGATATCCTTTCATTGGAGGTCGCGAAAGAGAAAATCAATTGTGGGCTATGGGGGTATTCATCAATTGTTCTTGAAGCAGGAAAATTCCTAAATAACAGTCAAATCTATTATCCTGAATACAAGCACTTCAGGGGCAACAATTCCCTATTTTCCTTACCTGAATTAAGAAAATTCCTTTTCCTTGATTTTTATCTATTCAGCACCAATCAGGAATACATAGAGGCCCACTTTGAGCATAACTTTTCTGGCTTGTTTACCAACAAGGTTCCATTATTACGGAAATTAAAATTGGAAGAGTTAATTGGTGCCAGCTATTTGAGCCAGCCTATGAAAAGAGATTACACGGAATTCTATTTCGGCTTTCAGCGGTTAATATTCAGAGCCGTTTATGGTTTTGCCTACAATGGCAACAAAGAAATACAGCATGGGTTCCGCCTCTCATATGGTTTTTAA
- a CDS encoding rhodanese-related sulfurtransferase, producing MKKFQTLLYYCYSPIAEAQQFADDHLKFCKSLGLVGRIIVADEGLNGTVSGTKEACEAYMEAIKADERFAKTDFKIDDVEEPSFIKMHCRYKSEIVHSGLRDPNIIDPNKQTGKHLEPAEFQKMIDQEDVIILDVRSNYEHNLGRFKNAVTLDIENFRDFPEKINELAQYKDKKVLTYCTGGIKCEKASALLLHHGFNDVYQLHGGIIKYGKEAGGEDFEGKCYVFDNRIAVDVNSVNPTIVSKCYNCGKTTPKMINCANPECNEHVTQCDECGDELQGCCSAACTTNPRKRKYDGTGYYVKVPQPVNVAAK from the coding sequence ATGAAAAAATTCCAGACATTACTTTACTATTGCTATAGTCCTATAGCTGAGGCGCAACAATTTGCCGACGATCACCTTAAATTCTGTAAATCACTAGGTCTTGTTGGCCGGATTATCGTAGCCGATGAGGGCTTAAACGGTACCGTTTCAGGGACAAAAGAAGCCTGCGAAGCCTATATGGAAGCTATCAAAGCAGACGAGCGTTTTGCAAAAACTGACTTCAAAATCGATGATGTGGAAGAACCTTCTTTCATTAAAATGCATTGCCGTTATAAATCAGAAATCGTTCACTCCGGTTTAAGAGACCCAAATATCATCGATCCGAATAAGCAAACCGGTAAACATCTGGAGCCTGCTGAGTTTCAGAAAATGATTGATCAGGAAGATGTAATCATCCTTGATGTCCGTTCAAATTACGAGCACAATCTTGGCAGATTTAAAAATGCTGTAACACTCGATATAGAAAATTTCAGGGATTTCCCCGAAAAAATAAATGAGCTTGCCCAATACAAAGACAAAAAAGTACTAACCTATTGTACTGGTGGCATCAAATGCGAAAAAGCATCTGCATTACTGCTCCATCATGGATTTAATGATGTATACCAGCTTCATGGAGGTATCATTAAGTACGGAAAAGAGGCCGGTGGAGAAGATTTTGAAGGCAAGTGCTACGTGTTCGACAACCGTATTGCTGTTGATGTCAACTCTGTGAACCCAACCATAGTATCTAAATGCTATAACTGTGGCAAAACAACACCTAAAATGATCAACTGTGCCAATCCGGAGTGCAATGAGCATGTTACACAATGTGATGAATGCGGAGATGAATTGCAAGGGTGTTGTTCAGCAGCCTGTACCACAAACCCTCGTAAACGCAAATACGATGGAACAGGATATTATGTAAAAGTACCTCAGCCTGTAAACGTAGCAGCGAAATAA
- a CDS encoding C1 family peptidase: MKPLWLSAALLLGTTVGFAQDNLVNSLKNNQSANSTSSFTFTPVVNAEATSVKNQKSSGTCWSYSTNSFLESEMIRMGKKPVDLADLFTARNAYIEKGINYVRMHGALTLGDGGACHDVINMFAKYGALPQEAYNGNDYGSPGSSDRMNKLTEAILKKAVEGKFDPTWKARYIATIDSCMGAVPEKFTYEGKEYTPKTFAKEVVGINPADYVELSSFTTSPYYEKTVLMVPDNWSFDQVYNVQMNDITTIIDNALKKGFTVAWATDVSEKGFSWKNGVAYVPAKDFENMSNDEKKAMFNGPKPEKEITVEMRQAAFDDYETTDDHGMQITGIAKDQTGKEYYIVKNSWGASNDYKGYLYVTKNFVKYKTTAFLLNKNGIPSDLRKKMAIK, from the coding sequence ATGAAGCCATTGTGGTTATCAGCTGCGCTATTGCTTGGAACTACCGTTGGCTTTGCACAAGACAATCTTGTTAATTCGCTTAAAAATAACCAAAGTGCTAACAGTACAAGCAGTTTTACTTTTACTCCGGTAGTAAATGCTGAAGCAACATCAGTAAAGAATCAAAAATCATCAGGTACATGCTGGAGCTATAGTACCAATTCATTCCTTGAATCTGAGATGATCCGTATGGGTAAGAAACCGGTTGATTTGGCCGATTTGTTTACTGCCCGTAATGCTTATATCGAAAAAGGCATCAACTATGTACGTATGCATGGTGCACTGACTTTAGGCGATGGTGGTGCTTGTCATGATGTAATCAATATGTTTGCTAAATATGGTGCTTTACCTCAGGAGGCTTATAATGGTAACGATTATGGAAGTCCGGGTTCTTCAGATAGAATGAACAAACTAACAGAAGCCATTTTAAAGAAAGCAGTTGAAGGTAAATTCGATCCAACATGGAAAGCAAGATACATTGCAACTATAGATTCTTGTATGGGTGCTGTTCCTGAGAAATTCACTTATGAAGGAAAAGAGTATACTCCTAAAACTTTCGCTAAAGAGGTGGTTGGAATTAACCCTGCTGATTATGTGGAGCTTTCATCATTCACTACTAGTCCTTACTATGAGAAAACTGTATTAATGGTGCCTGATAACTGGTCATTTGATCAGGTTTATAATGTGCAGATGAACGATATCACTACCATTATTGACAATGCATTGAAAAAAGGATTTACTGTTGCATGGGCTACTGATGTAAGTGAAAAAGGCTTTAGCTGGAAAAACGGTGTGGCTTATGTGCCTGCAAAAGATTTTGAAAACATGAGCAATGACGAAAAAAAAGCCATGTTTAATGGTCCAAAACCTGAGAAAGAAATTACTGTAGAGATGCGTCAGGCAGCTTTTGATGACTATGAGACTACTGATGATCACGGAATGCAAATTACCGGTATAGCGAAAGATCAAACTGGTAAAGAATATTATATCGTTAAAAACTCTTGGGGTGCAAGTAACGATTACAAAGGATACTTATATGTAACTAAAAACTTTGTAAAATATAAAACTACTGCCTTCTTGTTGAACAAGAATGGAATTCCATCTGATTTACGCAAAAAAATGGCGATTAAATAA
- a CDS encoding DUF6252 family protein: MKPLIFLLAAISILCSCQNKQQSDAKKLMSDIQSTMKANSPGFIPTSKNGYWMSANIDGKEWTASAMLPDDKSDSKRIQGEKDGESIGFYIWTRGLAPGKRFAFSDKRAADLMTHDDVGIWGGRKGEIVITRIDDSALEGTFTFTGSSTNSNKTIQVTNGTFRIPLTPTQ; the protein is encoded by the coding sequence ATGAAACCTCTAATCTTTCTCCTTGCAGCCATATCTATACTATGTTCCTGCCAGAATAAACAACAAAGTGATGCTAAAAAACTAATGAGTGATATACAGTCTACCATGAAAGCCAATAGTCCTGGCTTCATCCCTACTTCTAAAAATGGATATTGGATGAGTGCTAACATAGATGGTAAAGAATGGACGGCAAGCGCTATGCTACCCGATGACAAGAGTGATTCCAAAAGAATACAAGGTGAAAAAGATGGTGAATCAATTGGGTTTTACATATGGACCAGAGGGTTAGCCCCCGGTAAACGTTTCGCTTTTTCAGACAAAAGGGCAGCTGACCTGATGACTCATGATGATGTTGGTATCTGGGGTGGAAGAAAAGGCGAAATCGTCATTACAAGAATAGACGATTCGGCATTGGAAGGGACCTTTACTTTTACAGGTAGTTCCACGAACAGTAACAAAACCATTCAGGTAACAAATGGGACCTTTAGAATTCCATTAACCCCTACACAATAG
- the kbl gene encoding glycine C-acetyltransferase, with protein MYKTLQPVLQQELDQIEKDGLFKRERIIITPQGADIKISTGQEVVNFCANNYLGLSSDPRVIDAAKKAIDKYGYGMSSVRFICGTQDVHKELEEKISKFLGTEDTILYAAAFDANGGVFEPLFNDQDAIISDELNHASIIDGVRLCKAKRFRYKNADMVDLEQQLIAAKDCRHRIIVTDGAFSMDGVVAPLDQICDLADKYEALVMIDESHCTGFIGKTGRGTHEYFNVMDRVDIITGTLGKALGGASGGFTSGKKEIIDMLRQRSRPYLFSNTLAPAIAGASVAVLDLLSETTDLRDKLESNTRYFREKMTDAGFDIKPGVHPIVPVMLYDAKLAQEFAAKMLEEGIYVIGFYYPVVGQGKARIRVQLSAAHELHHLDKAIAAFTKVGKALGVI; from the coding sequence ATGTATAAAACATTACAGCCGGTTCTTCAGCAGGAACTAGATCAAATAGAAAAAGATGGTTTATTTAAACGTGAGCGTATCATTATTACGCCGCAGGGTGCTGATATAAAGATAAGTACAGGGCAGGAAGTCGTTAACTTTTGTGCAAATAATTACCTTGGCCTATCCTCTGATCCACGTGTTATTGATGCAGCTAAAAAAGCAATCGATAAATATGGTTATGGAATGTCATCCGTTCGCTTTATTTGTGGTACTCAGGATGTACATAAAGAACTGGAAGAAAAGATCTCTAAATTTTTAGGTACAGAAGATACCATTTTATATGCTGCTGCATTTGATGCAAATGGAGGTGTTTTTGAGCCTTTATTTAACGATCAGGATGCAATTATATCCGATGAATTGAACCATGCTTCAATTATTGATGGCGTTCGTTTGTGTAAAGCAAAACGTTTTAGGTATAAAAATGCAGATATGGTTGATCTGGAGCAACAATTGATTGCTGCTAAAGATTGTAGACACCGAATTATTGTTACGGATGGCGCATTTTCTATGGATGGAGTAGTGGCTCCATTAGATCAAATCTGTGACCTTGCCGATAAATACGAGGCATTAGTGATGATCGATGAGTCGCACTGTACCGGGTTTATCGGAAAAACAGGCCGTGGGACGCATGAGTATTTTAATGTAATGGACCGTGTTGACATTATAACCGGTACCTTGGGTAAGGCCCTTGGTGGTGCTTCAGGTGGTTTTACATCCGGTAAAAAAGAAATTATTGATATGTTACGTCAGCGTTCTCGTCCATATTTATTCTCCAACACATTGGCTCCAGCTATCGCTGGTGCTTCAGTGGCAGTATTGGATTTGCTAAGTGAAACGACAGATTTAAGAGATAAACTGGAATCTAACACCAGGTATTTCCGCGAAAAAATGACTGATGCAGGTTTTGATATTAAACCAGGTGTGCATCCTATTGTACCCGTGATGTTGTATGATGCTAAACTGGCACAGGAATTTGCTGCAAAGATGTTGGAAGAAGGGATTTATGTGATTGGTTTTTACTATCCTGTAGTTGGACAAGGTAAAGCAAGAATCCGCGTTCAGCTATCTGCTGCGCACGAGTTACATCATTTAGATAAAGCAATTGCTGCATTTACGAAGGTAGGTAAAGCATTGGGTGTGATATAA